The nucleotide sequence TACTATTCCTTCTCTATCTCTCAAATCAACAAATATAAGAGATCCTAAATTTCTCTTTTTATTAACCCATCCTTCTAGCACTACCTGTTGATCCAAATATCGTCTATCAATTACTCCACAATACTCTGTACGACGCATTTTTTTAAATTCCATAAGATTATATCTCCCCTTACAAAAAATATTTTTGTATTTCAGTATCATGGTTTAAATTCAAATTAGTTATTTCACCAGTATCCATATTTTTTATTCTAATTACATTATTGCTTATCTCATCTTTTCCTATAACAACTATATTCTTAGCTTTAATTTTATTAGCATACTTCATTTGTTGCTTAAAACTTCTATTTAAATAATCTACATCACATTTAATATCAAACTTTCTTAATCTATTACATATTTCCAAAACATTCATCTTATATTCTTCCGTATGATTAATTAAAAACAAATCAATTCTAATATCTTTAACATAATCATACAAATTATCACCTAGTGCTAATAAAAGTCTTTCTATACCCATTCCAAAACCAACAGCTGGACAATTTTTACCACCAAGTTCCTCTATTAATTTGTTATATCTTCCTCCGCCACACAAAGTCATATTTGATTCATCTACTACCTCAAATACAGTTTTAGTATAATAATCTAACCCTCTAACAATGTTGCTCTTTACTTCAAAATCGACATTAAATAATTTTAAATATGATTGAACACTCTCAAAATGTTCACTACACGCATCGCATATGTAATCAAGTATACTGGGAGCATCTTTCGATACTATATTTTTACACTTTTCATTCTTACAATCTAATATTCTAAGAGGATTTTTTTTCAATCTTTCATTACAAATACTACATAATTCATGTCTAATATTTTTTAAAAACTCTCTTAATTTCTCATTATAAGTACTTCTGCATTTATCACAACCTAAAGAATTTATATATACTTTAATATTTTTCAATTTAAAATCAGTATATATACTATACGCCATACTTATAATTTCTGCATCAGATGCAGGCGAATCAGTTCCGAATACTTCAACCCCAAATTGATGATGTTGTCTTAATCTCCCCTTTTGCACATTTTCATACCTAAACACAGGTGTTATATAAAATAACTTTGTAGGTTGAGAATTTGAATACATAGAATGTTCAATAAACGATCTTATAGTAGGAGCAGTTCCTTCAGCTTTCAGGGTT is from Candidatus Arthromitus sp. SFB-rat-Yit and encodes:
- the hisS gene encoding histidine--tRNA ligase gives rise to the protein MDNIIKSPKGTKDCLPWETYIWQYIEEFLRNKSSVYGIKEIRTPIFEYTDLFLRGVGYTTDIVQKEMYTFKDKGNRSITLKAEGTAPTIRSFIEHSMYSNSQPTKLFYITPVFRYENVQKGRLRQHHQFGVEVFGTDSPASDAEIISMAYSIYTDFKLKNIKVYINSLGCDKCRSTYNEKLREFLKNIRHELCSICNERLKKNPLRILDCKNEKCKNIVSKDAPSILDYICDACSEHFESVQSYLKLFNVDFEVKSNIVRGLDYYTKTVFEVVDESNMTLCGGGRYNKLIEELGGKNCPAVGFGMGIERLLLALGDNLYDYVKDIRIDLFLINHTEEYKMNVLEICNRLRKFDIKCDVDYLNRSFKQQMKYANKIKAKNIVVIGKDEISNNVIRIKNMDTGEITNLNLNHDTEIQKYFL